From one Flavobacterium kingsejongi genomic stretch:
- a CDS encoding porin, which translates to MKKTNLLFFMLLIAASGFSQGAPDYGSGLKFNLNEDGSKYLRVLAWNQIWFRASEMNPGTMINGEEATSSTDIGNRRLRILLQAQLSKRYMIVTHFGINNQTFTNGGASGTSGTGGYGAGKKPGLFFHDAWNEYAVILPEEGKFSLSLGGGLHYYMGLSRMTMASTLNFLTIDAPIFNWPLIENSDQFARQMGLFAKGKYGKFEYRVSYNKPFATNLIPVEPTNGESAVAVDNNGNAKWSKAGYFEYQFLDIESNVLPYKVGSYLGTKRVFNIGAGFYNAPDATRTSGGGDIWKHDITLLSADVFVDMPIGKPEKKMAITAYSVFYNYDFGPNYLRNLGIMNVGTVNPDYEGERALAGPGNFQPTMGTGNIWYTQAGILLPTAQEKPKVRIQPYGAYTYKNFEALQKASSQFDVGANFFIDGHHAKVTTQYSTRPVYTAVDKTDGLKGEFTVQLQIYL; encoded by the coding sequence ATGAAAAAAACAAACCTCCTCTTTTTTATGCTGTTGATCGCAGCGTCCGGATTTTCACAAGGAGCACCAGATTATGGCAGCGGCTTGAAATTCAACCTGAATGAAGATGGATCCAAATACCTGCGGGTACTGGCCTGGAATCAAATCTGGTTTAGGGCTTCCGAAATGAATCCTGGTACTATGATTAACGGGGAAGAAGCGACATCCAGCACCGATATTGGAAACCGGAGATTACGCATACTCCTTCAGGCACAGCTTTCCAAACGTTACATGATCGTAACCCATTTTGGAATTAACAACCAAACGTTTACAAATGGTGGCGCTTCAGGCACTTCGGGAACCGGTGGCTACGGAGCCGGGAAAAAACCAGGATTGTTTTTTCATGATGCCTGGAATGAATATGCAGTAATTCTACCGGAGGAAGGCAAGTTCAGCCTTTCATTAGGCGGTGGTTTGCATTATTATATGGGGCTTTCCCGGATGACAATGGCCTCTACTTTGAATTTCCTGACTATCGATGCCCCAATATTTAATTGGCCACTTATTGAAAACTCAGATCAGTTTGCCCGCCAGATGGGGTTATTTGCCAAAGGAAAATATGGTAAGTTCGAATACCGTGTTAGTTATAATAAACCATTTGCAACCAATCTTATTCCTGTTGAACCAACCAATGGCGAATCTGCCGTAGCGGTCGATAATAACGGTAATGCAAAATGGTCTAAAGCCGGCTATTTTGAATATCAGTTTTTGGACATTGAATCGAATGTGCTGCCGTATAAAGTAGGGTCTTATCTGGGAACTAAAAGAGTATTTAATATCGGAGCCGGATTCTACAATGCTCCGGATGCTACCCGAACATCTGGTGGTGGTGATATCTGGAAACATGATATTACATTACTTTCTGCCGATGTTTTTGTAGACATGCCCATAGGAAAACCAGAGAAAAAAATGGCAATTACTGCCTATAGCGTATTTTACAATTATGATTTTGGCCCTAATTACCTGAGGAACCTTGGGATTATGAATGTGGGCACTGTGAATCCGGATTATGAAGGAGAACGGGCACTTGCAGGGCCCGGGAACTTTCAACCTACAATGGGAACCGGAAATATCTGGTATACACAGGCAGGAATATTATTACCTACAGCACAGGAAAAACCCAAAGTAAGAATACAGCCCTATGGAGCCTATACCTACAAAAATTTTGAGGCGCTGCAAAAAGCCAGTAGCCAGTTTGATGTTGGCGCAAATTTTTTTATCGATGGGCATCACGCCAAAGTAACCACACAATATTCTACGCGACCGGTTTATACAGCTGTTGATAAGACGGATGGACTCAAAGGAGAATTTACTGTACAACTACAAATCTATTTATAA
- a CDS encoding response regulator transcription factor → MNTKARKILIVDDEPNIVMSLEYTFKKNNFEVFIARDGQEALDILKSEVPNVIILEIMMPHVDGYATLEQIRKEKRLSQCKVIFLTAKNKESDIQKGLLLGADAYVTKPFSLKKLVEQVNELIENKSI, encoded by the coding sequence ATGAATACTAAAGCCAGAAAAATATTAATTGTGGATGATGAACCTAATATCGTCATGTCCCTGGAATATACATTCAAAAAAAACAATTTTGAAGTTTTCATTGCCCGGGATGGACAAGAAGCATTGGATATCCTAAAATCGGAAGTACCCAACGTGATTATCCTGGAAATTATGATGCCTCATGTAGATGGGTATGCCACTTTAGAACAAATACGCAAGGAAAAAAGGCTATCACAATGTAAAGTGATATTCCTGACAGCTAAAAATAAAGAAAGTGACATTCAAAAAGGATTACTATTAGGGGCGGATGCCTATGTTACCAAGCCTTTTTCCTTAAAAAAACTGGTAGAACAGGTAAATGAACTTATTGAAAATAAAAGTATTTGA
- a CDS encoding sensor histidine kinase, whose protein sequence is MESSLFSIGLVSFVIIAQLAPSFFGALFWKRGSSEGAIIGICIGFILCAYTLLIPYFIVDGDYIEHGIFGIELLKPYQLFGLDYLDIVPHALFWSLFFNLFAYMIVSISFKGDYRERNYAEMFVDIEKYITLHENAFVWKGTAYINDIQNILFRFLGKEKTMEAIDTFNTKYNIPLENQLADSRLIKYAENLLTGHIGTASAKILISNVVKEEKISLPELLKILEESKENIVINKKLTETSKELQAITQQLKTANMDLLKKDKQKDDFLDTISHELRTPITAIRASTEILYEDDDLPEEMRKQFLKNIISESDRLNRLITKILDLEKFDSGQQKIDLTENNIYSSISESLVNLKQLIENKNIKVEIVSEKNIFKAYYDEDHITQVLHNLLSNAIKFCPATDGLITISIIETPLLIQVGVEDNGKGIAEEDFEAIFDKFYQSQHQNIQKPIGSGLGLAICKKIIAHHNGEIWAENRPDSGAKITFSLPKNTKSL, encoded by the coding sequence TTGGAATCGTCTCTATTCTCTATAGGATTGGTTTCTTTTGTCATTATTGCACAGTTAGCACCTTCCTTTTTTGGCGCTTTATTTTGGAAGAGAGGCTCTTCAGAAGGCGCTATAATTGGAATTTGCATCGGATTTATACTTTGTGCCTATACGCTTTTAATCCCCTATTTTATAGTGGATGGGGACTATATTGAACATGGCATTTTTGGTATAGAATTATTGAAGCCGTATCAGTTATTTGGGTTGGATTATCTGGATATAGTACCTCATGCCTTATTCTGGAGTTTGTTTTTTAACTTGTTTGCGTACATGATTGTCTCCATAAGTTTTAAAGGAGATTACCGGGAACGGAACTATGCCGAAATGTTCGTGGATATCGAGAAATACATTACCTTACATGAAAACGCTTTTGTATGGAAAGGAACGGCCTATATTAATGATATACAAAATATTCTCTTTCGTTTCCTGGGTAAAGAAAAAACGATGGAAGCTATCGATACGTTTAATACAAAATACAATATTCCCCTCGAAAACCAACTGGCTGATTCCCGGTTGATCAAATATGCAGAGAACCTTCTTACGGGGCATATTGGTACCGCCTCTGCCAAAATACTGATTTCAAATGTTGTCAAAGAGGAAAAAATATCATTGCCGGAATTACTCAAGATATTGGAAGAGTCCAAAGAAAATATCGTGATCAATAAAAAGCTCACTGAAACCTCAAAAGAACTGCAGGCCATAACACAGCAATTGAAAACAGCGAATATGGACCTATTGAAAAAAGACAAGCAGAAAGATGATTTCCTGGATACTATTTCCCATGAATTGCGAACACCAATAACAGCGATCCGGGCTTCTACAGAAATTTTATATGAAGACGATGATCTACCGGAAGAAATGCGCAAACAATTCCTGAAAAACATTATTTCTGAGTCGGATCGGCTGAACAGGCTGATTACAAAAATACTGGACCTGGAAAAATTTGACTCCGGACAACAGAAAATTGACCTTACAGAGAATAATATTTATAGCAGTATTTCAGAATCATTAGTCAACCTGAAGCAGCTAATAGAGAACAAAAATATAAAAGTGGAGATCGTATCGGAGAAGAATATTTTTAAAGCTTATTATGATGAAGACCACATCACGCAGGTGTTGCACAACCTCTTGTCGAATGCCATAAAATTTTGCCCGGCTACCGATGGCCTTATTACAATTTCCATCATTGAAACCCCGTTACTTATCCAAGTAGGGGTTGAAGACAATGGGAAAGGAATTGCAGAAGAAGATTTTGAAGCTATCTTTGATAAATTTTATCAGTCGCAGCACCAAAATATCCAGAAACCAATAGGAAGCGGACTTGGACTTGCGATTTGCAAAAAAATAATAGCACACCATAATGGGGAGATATGGGCAGAGAACAGGCCTGATTCCGGGGCTAAAATTACCTTTAGCCTCCCTAAAAACACAAAGAGTTTATGA
- a CDS encoding IS5 family transposase, producing MYSVLDKDTIELEIVAYIPKARRGFPVTVPLSEVINAILYKLKTGLQWHQLPIRALFENKVISWQSVYYHYRKWSLCGFWKACWIKFLSRHHSKLDLSSVDLDGSHTPAIRGGEQVDYQGRKKRKTTNSLYLTDRQGLPLAMSEPLAGNHNDLYNIEVQFEDITATLEQANISVDGLFLNADAGFDSKDLRKACSDKNIQANICFNKRNGHSERDEYFDEQLYKQRYTIERTNAWLDGFRSILNRYDTTTESWKGFNYIAFIVIASKKFKKEKV from the coding sequence ATGTACAGTGTACTTGACAAAGATACAATAGAATTGGAAATTGTTGCATATATACCTAAAGCCCGTCGTGGATTTCCTGTAACAGTTCCATTATCAGAAGTGATAAATGCTATACTCTACAAACTTAAAACGGGCCTTCAATGGCATCAGCTACCCATTAGGGCTCTTTTTGAAAATAAGGTTATAAGTTGGCAATCTGTTTACTATCACTATCGCAAGTGGAGTCTTTGCGGTTTCTGGAAAGCTTGTTGGATTAAATTCCTTAGCCGTCATCACTCAAAACTTGACCTTTCCAGTGTGGATTTGGACGGAAGCCATACTCCTGCTATCCGAGGCGGTGAACAGGTTGACTATCAAGGTCGGAAGAAGCGAAAAACAACTAATTCACTCTATCTAACCGATAGGCAAGGCTTGCCATTAGCAATGTCAGAACCTCTTGCGGGAAACCACAACGACCTGTATAATATTGAGGTTCAGTTTGAAGACATTACAGCAACATTAGAACAAGCCAATATTTCTGTAGATGGATTGTTCCTCAATGCAGACGCAGGTTTTGACTCTAAAGACTTAAGAAAAGCATGTTCAGATAAGAACATTCAAGCTAATATCTGTTTTAACAAACGTAACGGTCATAGTGAGAGGGATGAATATTTTGATGAGCAACTCTATAAGCAGAGATATACAATCGAACGCACAAATGCCTGGTTAGATGGGTTTAGGTCAATCTTAAATAGATATGACACAACAACTGAATCTTGGAAAGGATTCAATTATATAGCATTTATAGTAATAGCATCAAAAAAATTTAAAAAGGAAAAAGTTTAA
- a CDS encoding AMP-binding protein: MSDYNHFYNKSIENPIDFWREQSEQIEWYSRPETIVSKDANGYPLWFEDGQLNMCYLALDKHIQDGHGDQVAFIYDSPVTQSIKKYTYQEVKTEVAKLAGGLLSLGFKKGDTAIIYMPMIPQTAFAMLACARIGMIHSVVFGGFAPHELAIRIDDCKPKVLLTASSGIEIDRLIAYKPLVDEAIALASHQPDHVIVFNRKLGARVPFKKYDVDYEALVYGSEETNCVAVASNHPLYILYTSGTTGKPKGIVRDTGGYAVALQFSMRYIYDVQPEETFWAASDMGWAVGHSYILYGPLINRNTTVIFEGKPIKTPDASTFWRVISEHKVGTMFTAPTAIRAIKKEDPDGLFIKKYDLSCLRNQFLAGERCDSATIAWFQKHIPIPVIDHWWQTESGWPMVANSLGLGNTTLKTGAGGKAVCGYDIRIFNEEGMVLGDGEEGFVVVKLPLPPGNLLGLWENETRFQNSYFSRFEGYYLSGDGGFKDKDGYVYITGRVDDLINVAGHRLSTAEMEEIVATHSAVAECAVIGVHDDLKGQVPLALVVLKAGETIAQFQLEYEIVQKVRAKIGAVASLRNVIVVQRLPKTRSGKILRKLLRSIADGEVIQIPSTIDDVTIIAEITADFKVYEGGK; the protein is encoded by the coding sequence ATGAGCGACTACAATCATTTCTATAATAAAAGCATCGAAAATCCAATAGATTTTTGGCGGGAACAATCGGAGCAAATTGAATGGTACAGCAGGCCTGAAACGATAGTATCAAAAGATGCCAATGGATATCCGTTGTGGTTCGAGGACGGGCAGCTCAATATGTGTTACCTCGCGCTTGACAAGCACATACAGGATGGACATGGTGATCAGGTCGCTTTTATTTATGATTCGCCGGTTACACAAAGCATTAAAAAATATACTTATCAGGAGGTAAAAACGGAAGTTGCCAAACTTGCCGGGGGACTTTTATCTTTGGGTTTTAAAAAAGGAGATACTGCAATCATCTACATGCCGATGATTCCACAGACCGCTTTTGCAATGCTCGCCTGTGCCCGGATCGGTATGATCCATTCGGTTGTTTTTGGCGGTTTTGCACCGCATGAACTGGCGATCAGGATTGATGACTGCAAACCTAAAGTACTGCTTACCGCTTCCTCCGGAATTGAAATCGATCGTCTTATTGCGTACAAACCTTTGGTTGATGAAGCAATAGCACTCGCCAGTCACCAGCCGGACCATGTGATTGTTTTCAATCGTAAGTTGGGGGCAAGGGTACCTTTTAAAAAATATGATGTGGATTATGAAGCTTTAGTATACGGATCGGAAGAAACCAATTGTGTTGCTGTCGCGTCTAACCATCCTTTGTATATTTTATACACATCCGGAACCACTGGAAAACCGAAAGGTATTGTAAGGGATACAGGCGGTTATGCAGTGGCACTTCAATTTTCGATGCGCTATATTTATGATGTACAGCCGGAAGAAACATTCTGGGCCGCGTCTGATATGGGATGGGCAGTGGGGCACAGTTATATTTTATACGGGCCATTGATCAACCGAAACACCACTGTGATATTTGAAGGAAAACCGATTAAAACACCCGATGCCAGCACATTTTGGCGTGTTATTTCTGAGCATAAAGTGGGAACCATGTTTACGGCTCCAACAGCTATCAGGGCCATCAAAAAAGAAGATCCTGATGGTCTTTTTATAAAAAAGTATGACCTGAGCTGTTTGCGGAATCAATTCCTTGCCGGGGAACGCTGTGATTCAGCTACTATAGCATGGTTTCAAAAACACATCCCGATTCCTGTGATTGATCACTGGTGGCAAACGGAATCAGGATGGCCCATGGTTGCCAATTCCCTCGGACTTGGAAACACGACTTTAAAAACAGGTGCTGGAGGAAAAGCAGTTTGTGGTTACGACATCCGTATTTTTAATGAAGAAGGTATGGTTTTGGGAGATGGCGAAGAAGGATTCGTTGTGGTGAAATTACCTTTACCGCCTGGCAATCTATTGGGGCTTTGGGAAAATGAAACACGTTTCCAAAATAGTTATTTTAGTAGATTCGAAGGCTATTATCTTTCCGGTGATGGTGGTTTTAAAGATAAAGACGGTTATGTGTATATTACAGGTCGGGTAGATGACCTTATTAATGTTGCCGGGCATCGTTTGTCAACAGCTGAAATGGAAGAGATTGTAGCGACCCATAGTGCGGTTGCTGAGTGTGCTGTGATAGGAGTTCATGATGACCTGAAAGGGCAGGTACCACTTGCTTTGGTCGTTCTTAAAGCAGGAGAAACTATTGCTCAGTTCCAACTGGAATATGAAATCGTACAAAAAGTGCGCGCTAAGATAGGCGCTGTAGCCTCACTTCGGAATGTGATTGTCGTACAACGACTTCCAAAAACACGATCTGGTAAAATATTGCGTAAATTACTTCGCAGTATTGCTGATGGAGAAGTCATTCAAATACCCTCCACAATCGATGATGTGACCATTATTGCAGAAATAACTGCTGACTTCAAAGTATATGAGGGTGGTAAATAG
- a CDS encoding DUF6814 family protein: MKIVKRILGIIWLLLAAAAAYFCIIEFGLPKFATGKQDDLVFGIIILFILTPLIVFGLGTFGYYALLGEYDDV, encoded by the coding sequence ATGAAAATAGTAAAAAGAATATTGGGAATCATCTGGCTGTTATTAGCTGCAGCGGCTGCCTACTTTTGTATCATAGAATTTGGGTTGCCTAAATTTGCCACAGGAAAACAGGACGATCTTGTTTTTGGAATAATAATACTTTTCATCCTTACACCTCTTATTGTTTTTGGATTGGGGACTTTTGGGTATTATGCTTTGTTAGGAGAATATGATGACGTTTAA
- the acs gene encoding acetate--CoA ligase, whose amino-acid sequence MSYYKIDDLEQYFKHYKKSVREPRKFWDKIADENFTWYQKWDKVVEFDMQTADVKWFLNAKVNITKNCIDRHLAKRGEKTAIIFEPNNPKEEARHITYNELYEQVSKWANVLREQGVKKGDRVCIYLPMIPELAFAVLACARIGAVHSVIFAGFSASAVSTRVNDLESKVIITADGGYRGSKSIDLKGIIDEALEKTPSVEKVFVVKRTNSEITMKPGRDQWIQPLLDDALNNNVAEIMDAEDPLFILYTSGSTGKPKGMLHTTAGYMVYSAYTFKNIFQYEENDVYWCTADIGWITGHSYILYGPLLNGATTVIFEGVPSYPDFGRFWEVIDKHKVSQFYTSPTAIRSLAKENSEWVDKYKLTSLKVLASVGEPINEEAWHWYNDHVGKKKAPIADTWWQTETGGIMISPIPFVTPTKPTYATLPLPGVQPVLMDEKRNEIEGNQVVGSLCIKFPWPGMARTIWGDHQRFVDTYFSTFPGKYFTGDGALRDEVGYYRITGRVDDVVIVSGHNLGTAPIEDAINEHPAVAESAIVGFPHAVKGNALYGFIILKEFGETRDRDNLSNEINQFISSHIGPIAKLDKIQFVSGLPKTRSGKIMRRILRKIAEGDFSNFGDTSTLLNPEIVDEIKNGKL is encoded by the coding sequence ATGAGTTATTATAAAATTGACGATTTAGAACAGTATTTCAAGCATTATAAAAAATCAGTACGGGAGCCCCGTAAATTTTGGGACAAAATAGCCGATGAGAACTTTACCTGGTATCAAAAATGGGATAAAGTTGTAGAATTTGATATGCAGACGGCAGATGTGAAATGGTTTTTAAATGCCAAAGTCAATATCACTAAGAACTGCATCGATCGCCACCTTGCCAAAAGGGGAGAAAAAACAGCCATTATTTTTGAGCCGAATAATCCCAAAGAAGAAGCACGCCATATTACCTATAACGAATTATACGAACAGGTTTCAAAATGGGCTAACGTATTACGGGAACAGGGAGTCAAAAAAGGAGATCGGGTATGTATTTACCTGCCTATGATTCCGGAACTGGCATTTGCGGTATTGGCCTGTGCCCGTATTGGTGCCGTGCACTCCGTTATTTTTGCCGGTTTTTCAGCTTCTGCTGTCAGCACCCGTGTGAATGACCTTGAATCCAAAGTTATCATTACGGCAGATGGCGGTTACAGAGGGAGCAAATCGATTGACCTGAAAGGGATTATTGATGAAGCCCTGGAGAAAACGCCTTCTGTAGAAAAAGTTTTTGTTGTAAAACGCACCAATTCGGAAATCACAATGAAACCGGGGCGTGATCAATGGATTCAGCCTTTACTGGACGATGCCCTAAACAATAACGTAGCTGAAATTATGGATGCAGAAGATCCATTGTTTATACTTTATACTTCCGGATCTACCGGAAAACCTAAAGGGATGTTGCATACTACCGCAGGTTATATGGTTTATTCTGCTTATACTTTTAAAAATATATTTCAATACGAAGAGAATGATGTATACTGGTGTACTGCTGATATTGGCTGGATCACAGGTCATTCCTACATCTTATACGGGCCTTTATTGAATGGCGCTACTACAGTTATATTTGAAGGAGTTCCTTCTTATCCAGACTTTGGACGTTTTTGGGAGGTCATCGACAAACATAAAGTTTCTCAGTTTTATACTTCGCCAACAGCCATACGCTCGCTGGCAAAAGAAAATTCGGAATGGGTTGATAAATACAAATTAACCTCCTTAAAAGTATTGGCTTCCGTAGGTGAACCAATCAATGAAGAAGCATGGCACTGGTACAATGACCATGTCGGCAAGAAAAAAGCACCTATTGCAGATACCTGGTGGCAGACAGAAACCGGCGGAATCATGATTTCACCGATTCCATTTGTAACGCCTACAAAACCTACTTATGCTACCTTGCCATTACCAGGGGTACAACCAGTTTTAATGGATGAAAAACGCAATGAGATAGAAGGGAACCAGGTAGTTGGAAGTTTATGCATTAAATTCCCATGGCCAGGTATGGCCCGAACCATCTGGGGCGATCACCAGCGGTTTGTAGATACTTATTTTTCGACATTCCCGGGTAAATATTTTACCGGTGACGGTGCATTGCGCGATGAAGTAGGCTATTACAGGATTACAGGACGTGTAGATGATGTCGTGATCGTATCTGGGCATAACCTGGGTACAGCACCTATCGAAGATGCCATCAATGAACATCCGGCTGTTGCAGAATCGGCTATTGTTGGTTTTCCACACGCTGTAAAAGGAAATGCTCTTTACGGATTTATTATCCTGAAAGAGTTTGGAGAAACCAGGGATCGCGATAACCTAAGCAATGAGATCAACCAGTTTATTTCCAGCCATATCGGGCCAATTGCTAAATTGGATAAAATCCAGTTCGTTTCGGGCTTGCCTAAAACACGTTCGGGTAAAATCATGCGTAGGATCCTGAGAAAAATTGCCGAAGGTGATTTTAGTAATTTTGGGGATACTTCGACTTTACTCAATCCGGAAATTGTAGACGAAATTAAAAACGGTAAATTATAA
- a CDS encoding MFS transporter: MSTEAKSTKGIWKVITASSMGTLIEWYDFYIFGSLAVVISTKFFPSDNPTAAFLSTLATFAAGFVVRPFGALFFGRLGDMIGRKYTFMVTLLLMGGATFLIGCIPSYESIGFMAPLLVLILRLLQGLALGGEYGGAATYVAEHAPKGERGYWTSWIQTTATFGLFISLVVILITKGALSAEAFDEWGWRVPFWLSIVMVFVSYIIRRNMHESPVFAKAKAEGKTSTNPLKESFGNRYNLKFVLLALFGAAMGQGVVWYTGQFYAMSFLKTVMFIESSQVDGLLGIALLFGTPFFVFFGWLSDKVGRKSIMMLGMLCAILLYRPIYKKMYETTDVAHKTELLEKSKVVAMTKINSHQVLDSVYTSTKEFSDGTTWQQVKTVHLDNGKPIMVDGKAKSDTKTTIVANSSDKWSLIWLVFIQVIFVTMVYGPIAAFLVEMFPVKIRYTSMSLPYHVGNGIFGGLLPAISTYFVTSAKEGGNPEFYLEGLWYPIVIAAISFVIGMVYLKNKNNTAND; this comes from the coding sequence ATGAGCACAGAAGCAAAATCAACAAAAGGGATCTGGAAAGTCATTACGGCTTCTTCTATGGGAACCCTGATTGAATGGTATGATTTTTATATTTTTGGAAGCCTGGCCGTTGTTATTTCGACAAAGTTTTTCCCTTCGGATAACCCAACAGCCGCCTTTTTATCTACACTGGCTACCTTTGCAGCAGGATTTGTAGTACGTCCCTTTGGAGCCTTATTCTTTGGCAGGTTAGGCGATATGATCGGACGAAAGTATACTTTTATGGTTACTTTGTTATTAATGGGTGGGGCAACATTTTTGATTGGCTGTATTCCAAGCTATGAATCGATCGGTTTTATGGCTCCATTATTAGTGCTGATTCTACGTTTATTACAAGGATTGGCCTTGGGAGGAGAATATGGCGGAGCAGCAACTTATGTGGCAGAACATGCGCCTAAAGGGGAGCGTGGCTACTGGACTTCCTGGATTCAGACTACTGCAACCTTTGGTTTATTCATTTCTTTGGTCGTAATCCTGATTACGAAAGGAGCCTTATCCGCGGAAGCTTTTGATGAATGGGGATGGAGGGTACCATTCTGGTTGTCTATTGTCATGGTATTTGTTTCGTACATCATTCGCCGGAACATGCATGAATCCCCGGTATTTGCAAAAGCAAAAGCAGAAGGAAAAACCAGTACTAATCCGTTAAAAGAAAGTTTTGGGAACCGTTATAATTTAAAATTTGTATTACTGGCTTTATTTGGAGCCGCAATGGGACAGGGGGTAGTCTGGTATACAGGCCAGTTTTATGCAATGAGTTTCCTAAAAACAGTAATGTTTATTGAGTCTTCCCAAGTGGATGGCCTGTTAGGGATTGCCTTACTGTTTGGAACCCCGTTTTTTGTGTTTTTTGGATGGCTGAGTGATAAAGTAGGTCGAAAAAGTATTATGATGCTGGGGATGCTCTGTGCAATCTTATTGTACCGCCCGATTTATAAAAAGATGTATGAAACAACTGATGTAGCCCATAAAACAGAACTCCTCGAAAAATCAAAAGTGGTGGCCATGACCAAAATAAATAGCCATCAGGTACTGGATTCTGTCTATACGAGCACTAAAGAATTTTCGGATGGAACCACCTGGCAACAGGTAAAAACCGTACATTTAGATAATGGAAAGCCCATTATGGTGGACGGAAAGGCAAAATCGGATACGAAAACAACGATTGTTGCCAATTCTTCCGATAAATGGAGCCTAATCTGGCTGGTATTTATACAGGTTATTTTTGTGACAATGGTATACGGTCCTATTGCTGCTTTTCTGGTGGAAATGTTCCCGGTAAAAATACGCTATACTTCGATGTCGTTGCCCTATCATGTTGGTAATGGTATTTTTGGAGGTTTACTTCCCGCTATTTCAACCTATTTTGTCACGAGTGCCAAGGAAGGTGGAAATCCGGAGTTCTATTTAGAAGGATTGTGGTATCCCATTGTGATTGCTGCAATCAGCTTCGTGATTGGGATGGTATACCTGAAAAACAAAAATAACACCGCTAACGATTAA
- a CDS encoding helix-turn-helix domain-containing protein gives MGKKIDDYYVTKALQLYLEGLSFRKIERIIGVSHVTVSNWVKEFKIKKPSHKDYHPTYKIYNHSELIEYLKNKDQLSGAGMIITELGDKFMLIKWERFKD, from the coding sequence ATGGGTAAAAAGATTGATGATTATTATGTTACTAAGGCATTACAGCTCTATCTGGAAGGTTTAAGTTTTAGGAAAATAGAGCGCATTATCGGGGTTTCACACGTTACGGTAAGCAATTGGGTCAAGGAATTTAAGATTAAAAAGCCTTCTCATAAAGATTACCATCCTACGTATAAGATTTATAACCACTCGGAACTAATTGAATACCTGAAAAATAAGGATCAGCTTTCCGGTGCAGGGATGATTATTACGGAACTTGGTGATAAATTTATGCTCATAAAATGGGAGCGTTTCAAAGATTAA
- a CDS encoding SMI1/KNR4 family protein, which yields MLEINTKEDFIIPFEKIGDDEWIERTQIILEAIADNSYATLETPVSDSEIDILEQRLGTALPTGLKLFYSTFGIADIGEILMDFDTIGRLSAIWANSSHGPSFTAKDQEYLPYLITFGDYLGNGNMFCFHEKTHEIYYFDHDSAPFLSKLFDTADDYIRSCLIFAQCEFCGEETDEEETEEWAEEIVEAFVGRAVIDKWHY from the coding sequence ATGCTTGAAATTAATACCAAAGAAGATTTTATTATTCCATTTGAGAAAATTGGAGATGATGAATGGATAGAACGTACCCAAATTATACTGGAAGCGATTGCAGATAATTCTTATGCCACTTTGGAAACACCTGTTTCCGATAGTGAAATTGACATACTCGAACAACGATTGGGTACTGCACTCCCCACAGGATTAAAATTATTTTACTCCACATTTGGTATTGCGGATATAGGGGAGATATTAATGGATTTTGATACCATAGGGAGGCTGAGTGCTATATGGGCCAATAGTTCCCATGGTCCTTCTTTTACAGCAAAAGATCAGGAATACCTTCCCTATCTCATAACCTTTGGCGATTATTTAGGGAACGGCAATATGTTTTGTTTCCATGAGAAAACCCATGAAATCTATTATTTTGATCATGATAGTGCTCCATTCCTTAGCAAACTATTTGATACAGCAGATGATTATATCCGAAGTTGCCTGATTTTTGCACAATGCGAATTTTGTGGAGAGGAGACTGATGAAGAAGAAACAGAAGAGTGGGCAGAAGAAATTGTTGAAGCATTCGTAGGGCGTGCTGTAATTGATAAGTGGCATTATTAA